From Acipenser ruthenus chromosome 2, fAciRut3.2 maternal haplotype, whole genome shotgun sequence, a single genomic window includes:
- the sh3bp2 gene encoding SH3 domain-binding protein 2 isoform X2, producing MDGRRKDQYQWRKMASGEVSWPTPMKAIGAQNLLTMPDGVTFSGYLHKKGGTQIQILKWPLRFVIIHKGCIYYFKTSTSASPQGAFSLNGYNRVMRATEETTSSNVFPFKIVHFSKKHRTWYFSAACEEERKKWMLCLRKEIDYYHDKRDNQAQQSVSGSDSESFYGSVERLIDIRYTPETSDDGDYVEEEEEEEEEEKYYLKPDESREPNILNRPDAPPPAYPPPPVPLKPYRHETPPQKTTGIRAMPPNLPPAPKKGLPQTQFPRKESPPFPEHKRSECELAKEAAVILSKGPPPQLPFASHLKKPATDTKEVPVKSPTPSKFPKALPICSDLEKKLAVSNKPSHATLPLLSSIEKKLPVSNKPSHATFPKTTPPQNPNLIAKSLQCEKPGMYKPPLLPKTLPAGVKPKPKPKHQGQSLQRSSPDGQSFRSSVDEEPAHLRTKSQSNDYDSDEDYEKVQLPNSVFVSTTDTSEIERLFKDTDLRGNPQDGLYCIRNSTTRTTKVLVVWDATTHKTRNYRIFEKNSRVFLENDLTFPSFEGLVDHYYSHVLPSHETLRLQKPYGCPVLR from the exons ATGGATGGCAGAAGAAAGGACCAGTACCAATGGAG AAAAATGGCCTCAGGGGAGGTAAGCTGGCCTACTCCAATGAAGGCCATAGGAgcacaaaacctcctgacaatgCCAGACGGGGTGACGTTTTCTGGATATCTCCACAAGAAGGGAGGCACACAGATTCAAATTTTGAAAT GGCCATTACGGTTTGTCATCATACACAAAGGATGCATTTACTACTTCAAGACAAGCACCTCTGCCTCTCCACAGGGGGCGTTTTCTTTAAATGGGTACAACAG GGTAATGAGGGCGACAGAAGAGACAACATCAAGTAACGTCTTCCCTTTCAAAATTGTGCACTTCAGCAAAAAGCACAGAACATGGTACTTCTCTGCAGCGTGTGAGGAGGAAAGGAAG AAATGGATGTtatgtttgagaaaagaaattgACTACTACCATGACAAAAGGGATAATCAGGCTCAGCAAAG TGTTTCAGGTTCTGACTCAGAAAGCTTTTATGGCTCTGTTGAACGGCTTATTGACATCAGATATACCCCTGAGACATCTGACGATGGTG ACTAtgtggaagaggaagaggaagaggaagaggaagagaaatattatttgaaaCCAGACGAATCACGGGAACCAA acattttaaatcgACCTGATGCACCTCCTCCTGCCTACCCTCCACCTCCTGTCCCTCTTAAGCCATACCGGCATGAAACACCACCTCAGAAAACCACAGGAATCAGGGCAATGCCCCCAAACCTTCCACCTGCTCCAAAGAAAGGTCTACCACAGACACAATTTCCCAGGAAGGAATCTCCACCATTTCCTGAACACAAAAGAAGTGAATGTGAACTAGCTAAGGAGGCAGCTGTGATTCTCAGCAAAGGCCCTCCTCCACAGTTACCGTTCGCCTCTCATTTGAAGAAGCCAGCCACTGACACAAAAGAGGTGCCTGTCAAAAGCCCCACCCCAAGTAAATTTCCAAAGGCATTGCCAATTTGCAGTGATCTTGAGAAAAAGCTAGCTGTGAGCAACAAACCTTCCCATGCCACCTTGCCACTTCTCAGTAGTATTGAGAAAAAACTTCCTGTGAGCAACAAACCCTCACATGCTACCTTTCCGAAAACAACACCACCACAAAACCCCAACCTGATTGCCAAGTCTCTGCAGTGTGAGAAGCCTGGGATGTACAAGCCCCCACTGTTGCCCAAAACTCTGCCTGCTGGAGTGAAGCCAAAGCCAAAGCCAAAACATCAAGGGCAATCCTTACA GAGATCTTCCCCGGATGGACAAAGTTTCCGTTCTTCAGTGGATGAAGAGCCAGCACATTTGCGAACTAAGTCCCAGTCAAACGATTATGACTCAGACGAAGACTATGAAAAG GTGCAATTACCTAACTCTGTTTTTGTAAGTACAACAGATACCAGTGAGATTGAAAG GTTATTTAAAGACACTGATCTAAGAGGTAATCCACAGGATGGATTGTACTGTATAAGGAATTCAACAACCAGGACAACAAAG gtCTTAGTTGTATGGGATGCAACTACACATAAAACAAGGAACTACAGAATCTTTGAAAAG AACTCCAGGGTCTTTCTAGAAAATGACCTGACATTCCCTTCATTTGAAGGATTGGTTGATCACTACTACAGCCATGTTCTACCCAGCCACGAAACACTCCGTCTTCAGAAACCGTATGGCTGTCCGGTACTGAGGTGA
- the sh3bp2 gene encoding SH3 domain-binding protein 2 isoform X1, translating to MATSVKKKHSLTVINNNLKMCFQETEAIKMASGEVSWPTPMKAIGAQNLLTMPDGVTFSGYLHKKGGTQIQILKWPLRFVIIHKGCIYYFKTSTSASPQGAFSLNGYNRVMRATEETTSSNVFPFKIVHFSKKHRTWYFSAACEEERKKWMLCLRKEIDYYHDKRDNQAQQSVSGSDSESFYGSVERLIDIRYTPETSDDGDYVEEEEEEEEEEKYYLKPDESREPNILNRPDAPPPAYPPPPVPLKPYRHETPPQKTTGIRAMPPNLPPAPKKGLPQTQFPRKESPPFPEHKRSECELAKEAAVILSKGPPPQLPFASHLKKPATDTKEVPVKSPTPSKFPKALPICSDLEKKLAVSNKPSHATLPLLSSIEKKLPVSNKPSHATFPKTTPPQNPNLIAKSLQCEKPGMYKPPLLPKTLPAGVKPKPKPKHQGQSLQRSSPDGQSFRSSVDEEPAHLRTKSQSNDYDSDEDYEKVQLPNSVFVSTTDTSEIERLFKDTDLRGNPQDGLYCIRNSTTRTTKVLVVWDATTHKTRNYRIFEKNSRVFLENDLTFPSFEGLVDHYYSHVLPSHETLRLQKPYGCPVLR from the exons AAAAATGGCCTCAGGGGAGGTAAGCTGGCCTACTCCAATGAAGGCCATAGGAgcacaaaacctcctgacaatgCCAGACGGGGTGACGTTTTCTGGATATCTCCACAAGAAGGGAGGCACACAGATTCAAATTTTGAAAT GGCCATTACGGTTTGTCATCATACACAAAGGATGCATTTACTACTTCAAGACAAGCACCTCTGCCTCTCCACAGGGGGCGTTTTCTTTAAATGGGTACAACAG GGTAATGAGGGCGACAGAAGAGACAACATCAAGTAACGTCTTCCCTTTCAAAATTGTGCACTTCAGCAAAAAGCACAGAACATGGTACTTCTCTGCAGCGTGTGAGGAGGAAAGGAAG AAATGGATGTtatgtttgagaaaagaaattgACTACTACCATGACAAAAGGGATAATCAGGCTCAGCAAAG TGTTTCAGGTTCTGACTCAGAAAGCTTTTATGGCTCTGTTGAACGGCTTATTGACATCAGATATACCCCTGAGACATCTGACGATGGTG ACTAtgtggaagaggaagaggaagaggaagaggaagagaaatattatttgaaaCCAGACGAATCACGGGAACCAA acattttaaatcgACCTGATGCACCTCCTCCTGCCTACCCTCCACCTCCTGTCCCTCTTAAGCCATACCGGCATGAAACACCACCTCAGAAAACCACAGGAATCAGGGCAATGCCCCCAAACCTTCCACCTGCTCCAAAGAAAGGTCTACCACAGACACAATTTCCCAGGAAGGAATCTCCACCATTTCCTGAACACAAAAGAAGTGAATGTGAACTAGCTAAGGAGGCAGCTGTGATTCTCAGCAAAGGCCCTCCTCCACAGTTACCGTTCGCCTCTCATTTGAAGAAGCCAGCCACTGACACAAAAGAGGTGCCTGTCAAAAGCCCCACCCCAAGTAAATTTCCAAAGGCATTGCCAATTTGCAGTGATCTTGAGAAAAAGCTAGCTGTGAGCAACAAACCTTCCCATGCCACCTTGCCACTTCTCAGTAGTATTGAGAAAAAACTTCCTGTGAGCAACAAACCCTCACATGCTACCTTTCCGAAAACAACACCACCACAAAACCCCAACCTGATTGCCAAGTCTCTGCAGTGTGAGAAGCCTGGGATGTACAAGCCCCCACTGTTGCCCAAAACTCTGCCTGCTGGAGTGAAGCCAAAGCCAAAGCCAAAACATCAAGGGCAATCCTTACA GAGATCTTCCCCGGATGGACAAAGTTTCCGTTCTTCAGTGGATGAAGAGCCAGCACATTTGCGAACTAAGTCCCAGTCAAACGATTATGACTCAGACGAAGACTATGAAAAG GTGCAATTACCTAACTCTGTTTTTGTAAGTACAACAGATACCAGTGAGATTGAAAG GTTATTTAAAGACACTGATCTAAGAGGTAATCCACAGGATGGATTGTACTGTATAAGGAATTCAACAACCAGGACAACAAAG gtCTTAGTTGTATGGGATGCAACTACACATAAAACAAGGAACTACAGAATCTTTGAAAAG AACTCCAGGGTCTTTCTAGAAAATGACCTGACATTCCCTTCATTTGAAGGATTGGTTGATCACTACTACAGCCATGTTCTACCCAGCCACGAAACACTCCGTCTTCAGAAACCGTATGGCTGTCCGGTACTGAGGTGA
- the sh3bp2 gene encoding SH3 domain-binding protein 2 isoform X3, producing MASGEVSWPTPMKAIGAQNLLTMPDGVTFSGYLHKKGGTQIQILKWPLRFVIIHKGCIYYFKTSTSASPQGAFSLNGYNRVMRATEETTSSNVFPFKIVHFSKKHRTWYFSAACEEERKKWMLCLRKEIDYYHDKRDNQAQQSVSGSDSESFYGSVERLIDIRYTPETSDDGDYVEEEEEEEEEEKYYLKPDESREPNILNRPDAPPPAYPPPPVPLKPYRHETPPQKTTGIRAMPPNLPPAPKKGLPQTQFPRKESPPFPEHKRSECELAKEAAVILSKGPPPQLPFASHLKKPATDTKEVPVKSPTPSKFPKALPICSDLEKKLAVSNKPSHATLPLLSSIEKKLPVSNKPSHATFPKTTPPQNPNLIAKSLQCEKPGMYKPPLLPKTLPAGVKPKPKPKHQGQSLQRSSPDGQSFRSSVDEEPAHLRTKSQSNDYDSDEDYEKVQLPNSVFVSTTDTSEIERLFKDTDLRGNPQDGLYCIRNSTTRTTKVLVVWDATTHKTRNYRIFEKNSRVFLENDLTFPSFEGLVDHYYSHVLPSHETLRLQKPYGCPVLR from the exons ATGGCCTCAGGGGAGGTAAGCTGGCCTACTCCAATGAAGGCCATAGGAgcacaaaacctcctgacaatgCCAGACGGGGTGACGTTTTCTGGATATCTCCACAAGAAGGGAGGCACACAGATTCAAATTTTGAAAT GGCCATTACGGTTTGTCATCATACACAAAGGATGCATTTACTACTTCAAGACAAGCACCTCTGCCTCTCCACAGGGGGCGTTTTCTTTAAATGGGTACAACAG GGTAATGAGGGCGACAGAAGAGACAACATCAAGTAACGTCTTCCCTTTCAAAATTGTGCACTTCAGCAAAAAGCACAGAACATGGTACTTCTCTGCAGCGTGTGAGGAGGAAAGGAAG AAATGGATGTtatgtttgagaaaagaaattgACTACTACCATGACAAAAGGGATAATCAGGCTCAGCAAAG TGTTTCAGGTTCTGACTCAGAAAGCTTTTATGGCTCTGTTGAACGGCTTATTGACATCAGATATACCCCTGAGACATCTGACGATGGTG ACTAtgtggaagaggaagaggaagaggaagaggaagagaaatattatttgaaaCCAGACGAATCACGGGAACCAA acattttaaatcgACCTGATGCACCTCCTCCTGCCTACCCTCCACCTCCTGTCCCTCTTAAGCCATACCGGCATGAAACACCACCTCAGAAAACCACAGGAATCAGGGCAATGCCCCCAAACCTTCCACCTGCTCCAAAGAAAGGTCTACCACAGACACAATTTCCCAGGAAGGAATCTCCACCATTTCCTGAACACAAAAGAAGTGAATGTGAACTAGCTAAGGAGGCAGCTGTGATTCTCAGCAAAGGCCCTCCTCCACAGTTACCGTTCGCCTCTCATTTGAAGAAGCCAGCCACTGACACAAAAGAGGTGCCTGTCAAAAGCCCCACCCCAAGTAAATTTCCAAAGGCATTGCCAATTTGCAGTGATCTTGAGAAAAAGCTAGCTGTGAGCAACAAACCTTCCCATGCCACCTTGCCACTTCTCAGTAGTATTGAGAAAAAACTTCCTGTGAGCAACAAACCCTCACATGCTACCTTTCCGAAAACAACACCACCACAAAACCCCAACCTGATTGCCAAGTCTCTGCAGTGTGAGAAGCCTGGGATGTACAAGCCCCCACTGTTGCCCAAAACTCTGCCTGCTGGAGTGAAGCCAAAGCCAAAGCCAAAACATCAAGGGCAATCCTTACA GAGATCTTCCCCGGATGGACAAAGTTTCCGTTCTTCAGTGGATGAAGAGCCAGCACATTTGCGAACTAAGTCCCAGTCAAACGATTATGACTCAGACGAAGACTATGAAAAG GTGCAATTACCTAACTCTGTTTTTGTAAGTACAACAGATACCAGTGAGATTGAAAG GTTATTTAAAGACACTGATCTAAGAGGTAATCCACAGGATGGATTGTACTGTATAAGGAATTCAACAACCAGGACAACAAAG gtCTTAGTTGTATGGGATGCAACTACACATAAAACAAGGAACTACAGAATCTTTGAAAAG AACTCCAGGGTCTTTCTAGAAAATGACCTGACATTCCCTTCATTTGAAGGATTGGTTGATCACTACTACAGCCATGTTCTACCCAGCCACGAAACACTCCGTCTTCAGAAACCGTATGGCTGTCCGGTACTGAGGTGA